One Oryza glaberrima chromosome 11, OglaRS2, whole genome shotgun sequence genomic region harbors:
- the LOC127754498 gene encoding glucuronoxylan 4-O-methyltransferase 2-like, producing the protein MASPMHARRAKLKSQLASAKAKLKHHVTPRRLLLLSAAAASAFLLLLTLRTLSAAAANTSSPAPVVVHRSQQQQRDDQCDRVPAGVAEALVHYATSNATAWGRGRRRSAEEVAATARAVSRRAPCNLLVFGLGHGAALWAALNHGGRTVFLEEDDALVSGASPASLAIEAYRVAYLASAADADELLALRDSEHCTGAAATQLSPGHFDRSPCKLAVRGLPAAFYEAEWDVIVVDAHAPPPPTTTAMMGAIYTAAVAARARRPAAETETDVVVHDVDKPVQDRFSTAFLCGGYLKEEVGNLRRFAIPSHKEGMPFCP; encoded by the coding sequence ATGGCGAGCCCCATGCACGCGCGGAGGGCGAAGCTGAAGAGCCAGCTGGCGTCGGCCAAGGCCAAGCTCAAGCACCATgtcacgccgcgccgcctcctcctcctctccgccgccgccgcctccgccttcctcctcctcctcaccctccgcaccctctccgccgccgccgccaacacctcctcgccggcgcccgtcgtcgtccaccgctcgcagcagcagcagcgggacGATCAGTGTGACCGTGTCCCGGCGGGCGTGGCGGAGGCGCTGGTCCACTACGCGACGTCGAACGCGACGGCGtgggggcgggggaggaggaggtccgccgaggaggtggcggcgacggcgcgggcggtgTCGCGGCGGGCGCCGTGCAACCTGCTCGTGTTCGGGCTCGGCCACGGCGCCGCGCTCTGGGCGGCGCTCAACCACGGCGGCCGCACGGTGTTcctcgaggaggacgacgcgcTGGTGTCCGGCGCCAGCCCGGCCAGCCTCGCCATCGAGGCCTACCGCGTCGCCTACCtcgccagcgccgccgacgccgacgagctcctcgccCTACGCGACTCCGAGcactgcaccggcgccgccgccacccagcTCTCGCCGGGCCACTTCGACCGCTCGCCGTGCAAGCTCGCCGTGCGCGGCCTCCCCGCGGCGTTCTACGAGGCGGAGTGGGACGTGATCGTGGTCGacgcgcacgcgccgccgccgccgacgacgacggcgatgatgggCGCGATATAcaccgcggcggtggcggcgcgggcgcggcggccggcggcggagacggagacggacgTGGTGGTGCACGACGTGGACAAGCCGGTGCAGGACAGGTTCTCGACGGCGTTCCTGTGCGGCGGCTACCTCAAGGAGGAGGTTGGCAACCTCAGGCGATTCGCCATCCCTAGCCACAAGGAAGGAATGCCATTTTGCCcttga